In Flavobacterium cerinum, one genomic interval encodes:
- a CDS encoding YDG domain-containing protein encodes MKQKLHYPLWRYAIMLMVCFLGLNSWGQVSITAVPYTKSDNFDAYNPTSSTTANNTMPTGWTLTTTGNTYNGRTTGTGATGGIYAYGTGTDFSLGALPSSSNIHTYTVSFVNNTGAPITSLKISWDYEQWRYGGSNTSGWDVTGTGALATNTTLNGKDFSGVASGSSGTVAVTPVPEFTLTGLNIANGAAFGITWATTNLTGTDNGVSIDNFHMTATGDPVVVPVVTPASFNGTVGTAFSQNISATGNPTSYAIVTGTLPAGLTLNTTTGAITGTPTTAGTATVTVKGTNGAGDSTPAAIDFTIAKGNQTITFANINKQYGDAAFTLTGTSSSGLAVSYNSSNTAVATISGNTVTITGMGTANITASQPGDVNYNAATDVVRTLTVTKKNVTISGLTADNKVADGTNAATLSGTPVLSGVMAADNGNVTLSGTPVATFASTAIGNGIAVTVTGYTLSGSAAVNYNLVQPTGLTANITALPAPVATAATAIEAYDFTAHWNAVPQATAYRLDVSEYATFGVSSTASVLESFENGLSTSGYVSGNATLSSGSWPIVAVLRASGANTVSGYGAQLRAGDGEMTTPSFAKISSVVFSAKRGSSASTMVVSKIVGGVTTQLQSISLTNTFEEYTIPVNETSNDVKILIENGSGVAYVDELTINYMNTVPSFVTGYNNRNVGNVTSFVVNGLNPNTTYHYRVRAENSASTSVNSNVIDVTTGVTEVTWNGTAWSNVTGPNATTDAIIAGAYNTNTNGVFTAKKLTLNSGSFRIVSGTNLTVVNDVVNNMTAADFVIENNANLIQTNAVANTGAVTLHRNSAPIVRLDHTLWSSPVEDQNLFGFSPNTLTNRFYTYQTSTNTFVNTGLSATSTFIPGKGFAVRAPNNYQASPAAAWEGIFVGKPNNGSISFALETTGTGYNLVGNPYPSVVNGTNFVNNNPTIDGTLYFYAHTLTMNAQGQFPAGTNYATWTPGSGGVAATLGTSGVPANVPNGKIQVGQGFLVKSLPAGGNVHFENTMREANNADQFFRGVATINTATPTDNEIERHRIWLNLTNDAGTAFNQILVAYAEGATEGVDRGYDGLAFGNTGSSLSSKIAGADYTIQGRALPFNDSDVVTLGFKAATAGSYTISLGSFDGLFAGNQEIYLKDKSNGTLHNLRTGAYTFASAEGTFDNRFEMVYKNTLGTIDATLDANAVVVYKQNAGLHIETKNTTIKDVAVYDINGRLVYQKGKVNNNTLIISDLLVAQQVLLVQVTADNNKTTTVKVVY; translated from the coding sequence ATGAAACAAAAACTACACTACCCTTTATGGAGGTATGCCATTATGCTTATGGTTTGCTTTTTAGGACTAAACTCTTGGGGACAGGTAAGTATTACAGCTGTACCTTACACAAAGTCAGACAATTTTGACGCATACAACCCGACGAGTTCAACAACTGCAAATAATACAATGCCAACAGGTTGGACATTGACAACTACAGGTAATACATATAATGGCAGAACTACAGGAACCGGTGCTACAGGAGGTATTTATGCTTATGGAACCGGAACAGATTTTAGCTTAGGGGCTTTACCGTCATCAAGTAATATACATACTTATACCGTAAGTTTTGTAAATAACACAGGTGCTCCCATTACATCATTGAAAATTTCGTGGGATTATGAACAATGGCGATACGGTGGAAGTAATACATCCGGATGGGATGTTACCGGAACAGGAGCCTTAGCAACGAATACGACTTTAAACGGAAAAGACTTTTCAGGAGTGGCATCAGGTAGTAGTGGTACAGTTGCTGTAACACCTGTACCGGAATTTACCTTAACAGGGTTGAATATTGCTAACGGAGCCGCTTTTGGTATTACATGGGCAACAACTAACCTGACAGGAACTGATAACGGTGTGTCTATTGATAATTTTCATATGACGGCTACTGGTGATCCGGTTGTAGTTCCGGTTGTAACTCCTGCTTCTTTTAACGGTACAGTAGGAACTGCTTTCAGTCAGAATATTTCAGCAACGGGAAATCCAACGAGCTATGCAATTGTAACCGGAACACTACCGGCCGGATTGACGCTTAATACAACAACCGGAGCTATTACAGGAACGCCTACAACTGCAGGAACTGCTACTGTAACAGTAAAGGGAACAAATGGTGCCGGAGATAGTACACCGGCAGCGATCGACTTCACTATTGCAAAAGGAAACCAAACAATCACTTTTGCGAATATCAATAAACAATACGGAGATGCTGCTTTTACCTTAACGGGAACTTCAAGTTCAGGATTAGCAGTTTCGTATAACAGTAGTAATACTGCTGTGGCAACTATTTCAGGAAATACAGTAACAATTACGGGTATGGGAACGGCAAACATTACGGCTTCTCAACCGGGTGATGTAAATTATAATGCAGCAACTGATGTGGTACGTACTTTAACGGTAACGAAAAAAAATGTAACTATTTCAGGATTAACAGCAGATAATAAAGTAGCAGACGGAACTAATGCTGCTACATTGTCAGGAACACCGGTTTTATCGGGAGTAATGGCTGCTGATAACGGAAATGTAACGTTATCAGGAACACCGGTAGCGACCTTTGCTTCAACAGCTATAGGAAACGGAATTGCAGTAACGGTTACAGGATATACCTTGTCAGGTTCTGCTGCTGTCAATTACAACTTAGTTCAACCAACCGGTTTAACGGCAAACATTACAGCTTTACCGGCACCGGTAGCTACAGCTGCTACAGCAATTGAGGCCTACGATTTTACAGCACATTGGAATGCAGTACCACAGGCAACGGCATACCGTTTGGATGTGAGTGAATATGCTACTTTCGGAGTTTCTAGTACAGCTAGTGTTTTAGAATCATTTGAAAACGGATTGAGTACTTCAGGTTATGTCTCAGGAAATGCAACTTTGTCTTCGGGAAGTTGGCCGATAGTGGCTGTTTTAAGAGCAAGCGGAGCTAATACTGTTTCCGGATACGGAGCGCAATTAAGAGCAGGTGACGGTGAAATGACAACGCCAAGTTTTGCAAAAATAAGCTCAGTTGTTTTCTCTGCAAAAAGAGGATCAAGTGCCAGTACAATGGTGGTAAGTAAAATAGTTGGAGGTGTTACAACACAACTTCAATCTATTTCGTTAACAAATACATTCGAAGAATATACGATACCGGTTAATGAAACATCAAATGATGTAAAAATCCTGATTGAAAACGGATCTGGTGTAGCTTATGTGGATGAATTGACCATTAATTATATGAATACCGTACCGTCATTTGTAACGGGATATAATAACAGAAATGTTGGAAATGTTACTTCTTTTGTTGTAAACGGATTAAACCCGAATACAACGTATCACTACAGAGTAAGAGCAGAAAATTCAGCGAGTACTTCTGTTAACTCTAACGTAATTGATGTAACAACCGGTGTAACTGAGGTAACCTGGAACGGAACGGCCTGGTCAAATGTGACAGGTCCGAACGCAACTACAGACGCAATCATTGCAGGTGCTTATAATACCAATACAAACGGTGTTTTTACCGCTAAAAAATTAACATTGAATTCCGGTTCATTCCGTATTGTATCCGGAACTAATCTTACAGTAGTGAATGATGTTGTAAACAATATGACTGCTGCTGATTTTGTAATCGAGAACAATGCAAACCTTATTCAAACAAATGCAGTAGCAAATACCGGTGCAGTAACTTTACACCGTAATTCAGCACCTATCGTGCGTTTGGATCATACTTTATGGTCATCTCCGGTAGAAGATCAAAATCTTTTCGGTTTCTCTCCGAATACATTAACAAATCGTTTTTATACGTATCAGACTTCAACAAATACTTTCGTGAATACCGGATTATCTGCGACCTCTACATTTATACCGGGTAAAGGATTTGCGGTAAGAGCGCCTAATAACTATCAGGCATCACCGGCTGCGGCTTGGGAAGGAATTTTTGTTGGAAAACCAAATAACGGAAGCATCTCATTTGCTTTAGAAACAACAGGAACAGGATACAATTTGGTAGGAAATCCATATCCGTCTGTAGTAAACGGAACCAATTTTGTAAATAATAACCCTACAATCGACGGAACTTTATATTTCTATGCACATACGCTAACAATGAACGCTCAGGGACAATTCCCGGCGGGAACTAACTATGCGACATGGACACCGGGATCTGGAGGAGTTGCAGCTACTTTAGGAACTTCCGGAGTACCGGCAAACGTACCTAACGGTAAAATTCAGGTAGGTCAGGGATTCTTAGTGAAATCATTACCGGCCGGAGGAAACGTTCATTTTGAAAATACAATGCGTGAAGCTAATAATGCGGATCAGTTCTTTAGAGGAGTGGCAACTATTAATACTGCTACACCTACGGATAATGAAATTGAAAGACACCGTATCTGGTTAAATCTGACTAACGATGCCGGAACTGCATTTAATCAGATATTAGTAGCTTATGCTGAAGGAGCAACTGAAGGAGTTGACCGCGGATATGACGGATTGGCTTTCGGTAATACAGGAAGCAGCTTGTCTTCTAAAATTGCAGGAGCAGATTATACAATTCAGGGACGTGCATTACCGTTTAATGATAGTGATGTGGTTACTTTAGGATTTAAAGCAGCTACAGCTGGAAGCTATACAATTTCATTAGGTTCATTTGACGGATTATTCGCCGGTAACCAGGAAATTTACCTAAAAGATAAATCCAACGGAACATTACATAATCTAAGAACGGGAGCTTATACTTTTGCATCTGCAGAAGGTACTTTTGATAACCGTTTTGAAATGGTGTATAAAAACACATTAGGAACTATTGATGCTACATTGGATGCAAATGCAGTGGTCGTGTACAAACAGAACGCGGGATTACATATCGAAACTAAAAATACTACGATTAAAGATGTAGCAGTTTATGATATCAACGGTCGTTTGGTATACCAAAAAGGGAAGGTTAACAATAATACACTGATCATTTCAGATTTATTGGTAGCACAACAAGTATTATTGGTTCAGGTAACAGCTGATAATAATAAAACAACAACAGTTAAAGTAGTTTATTAA
- a CDS encoding T9SS type B sorting domain-containing protein — MNKKRNILVHTYNREIRKLVSKVCCLVFCMLSVAAYSQQIICHGTSSSVYKVDATENGGMGTSGSVYNWTIPNPNFSGIITFSNAPGTNEIKVDWRNTPAGTYTIQVQEKDAATGCLGPLQQLAVTLKNAPQPHLENTSTCVNPISGVLVNPVVLNPGIPATGHTFVWTLNNQPLSAITPIISVSQPGNYKVTVTDTTTGCEGVAMATISVSSAAVVQAIVKEAFDLNQVIVVSVQGSGDYEYQLNDGPFQDEPVFQVSQSGYYTVRVHDKKGCGDSPLRVLVLNYPRYFTPNGDSYHDYWNMKDLPNPEKASITIFDRYGKLIKQISPKEKGWDGTYNGYPLPSTDYWFVLHYYDEGVQKEFKAHFSMKR, encoded by the coding sequence ATGAATAAAAAAAGAAATATACTAGTACACACGTATAACCGGGAAATAAGGAAACTTGTTTCGAAAGTCTGTTGTTTGGTTTTTTGTATGTTGAGTGTTGCAGCATATAGTCAGCAAATAATATGTCACGGAACAAGTTCCTCGGTATACAAGGTCGATGCTACTGAAAACGGAGGAATGGGAACATCAGGATCTGTTTATAACTGGACAATTCCGAATCCGAATTTTTCCGGAATAATAACCTTTTCAAATGCACCGGGTACTAATGAAATTAAAGTGGACTGGCGAAACACTCCGGCAGGAACCTATACGATACAGGTTCAGGAAAAAGATGCTGCAACGGGATGTTTAGGTCCGTTACAACAACTTGCGGTAACATTGAAAAATGCGCCGCAACCCCATTTGGAAAATACATCAACTTGTGTGAACCCGATATCGGGAGTTTTAGTGAATCCGGTAGTGTTAAATCCGGGTATTCCGGCAACAGGTCATACCTTTGTTTGGACATTAAACAATCAGCCGTTATCCGCTATAACACCAATAATTTCTGTAAGCCAACCGGGGAATTATAAGGTTACGGTAACCGATACTACCACCGGATGTGAAGGAGTGGCTATGGCAACAATTAGTGTTTCATCAGCCGCTGTGGTACAAGCTATCGTAAAAGAAGCTTTTGATTTGAATCAGGTGATTGTTGTTTCAGTTCAGGGATCCGGTGATTATGAATACCAGTTAAATGACGGGCCGTTTCAGGATGAGCCGGTATTTCAGGTGAGCCAATCGGGTTATTATACCGTAAGGGTTCATGATAAAAAAGGATGTGGCGATAGTCCGTTGCGTGTCCTGGTATTGAATTATCCGCGCTATTTTACACCAAACGGAGATTCCTATCACGATTACTGGAATATGAAAGACCTGCCGAATCCCGAAAAAGCGAGTATCACCATTTTTGATCGTTATGGAAAGTTGATCAAACAAATTTCTCCAAAAGAAAAAGGATGGGATGGTACTTATAACGGATATCCTTTACCGTCAACAGATTATTGGTTTGTATTGCATTATTATGATGAAGGGGTTCAAAAAGAATTCAAAGCACATTTTAGTATGAAACGATAG
- a CDS encoding lamin tail domain-containing protein, whose amino-acid sequence MKLIQFNISNVMSKLSLSAIMLFILFFVNTTQAQAIFSNPITGTNPNTANPYTAGQTVSPNITVSGIGRGSGITGSNTNNRYNASGWNAGALSNTRYFEFTLTPSAGYAIKFTSFEYTGQASGTGPNAFAFRSSLDAFGANIGTATATGTTISLAAAAFQNITQPITFRIYAWGASASGGTFSINDFAFNGTIVTTCTPATVTSFLPTSGPVNTLVKINGNGFTNGSGTSSVKFNGVEATSFTVVSNTLIEAVVPVGATTGSVTITTNGCVGNSTPVFTVLKATCTSLYPDLFISELYDAERGDAGIIELYNGTGSTINLSQYSILRYGTAGDPTPSYTISLSGSLPSGNLYLIRIGNDAQDCSFTQNMSYSTGFNADDGFELVKGGTVIDAVNAPNNTGYTMIRRNDVTAPRSVYASSDWMISSTESCDDIGIHNYSVSNTSSITTQPVTVTVCESQNATFTVAMSNTTGVTYQWKILNSSGNWVNVTNSTTYSGATTPVLTVTNVPAGFNGNQYYCFVTTPSCQEHSFAAMLKVINKPVTMGIYYN is encoded by the coding sequence ATGAAATTAATACAATTCAACATATCAAACGTAATGTCTAAACTGAGTTTATCAGCGATAATGCTATTTATTCTTTTTTTCGTTAATACAACTCAGGCACAAGCAATCTTTAGTAACCCGATAACAGGAACGAATCCGAATACTGCAAATCCATATACCGCAGGACAAACCGTAAGCCCGAATATAACCGTTTCCGGTATCGGGCGCGGATCGGGAATAACCGGGAGTAATACAAATAACAGATATAATGCAAGCGGATGGAATGCCGGAGCGTTATCTAATACCCGTTATTTTGAATTTACGTTAACGCCTTCAGCCGGGTATGCTATTAAATTTACCAGTTTTGAATATACCGGACAGGCTTCCGGAACGGGACCTAATGCTTTTGCTTTCCGTTCTTCTCTGGATGCTTTCGGAGCCAATATCGGAACCGCTACGGCTACCGGAACGACAATCAGTTTGGCAGCAGCCGCTTTTCAAAATATAACGCAACCGATTACTTTTCGTATTTATGCATGGGGCGCTTCTGCTTCCGGCGGAACTTTTAGTATAAACGATTTTGCATTTAACGGAACGATAGTGACAACTTGTACGCCGGCAACGGTAACTAGCTTTTTACCAACATCAGGACCTGTTAATACTTTGGTTAAAATTAATGGTAATGGTTTTACAAACGGTTCCGGGACTTCATCTGTTAAGTTCAATGGAGTGGAGGCAACTTCTTTTACTGTTGTTTCCAATACGCTTATCGAAGCCGTGGTTCCGGTAGGTGCAACAACCGGATCGGTAACCATCACAACGAATGGTTGTGTAGGGAATTCAACGCCGGTATTTACAGTGCTAAAAGCAACGTGTACCTCTTTATATCCGGATTTGTTTATTTCAGAATTATACGATGCCGAACGAGGTGATGCCGGAATTATCGAATTGTATAACGGTACCGGATCGACAATCAATTTATCACAGTATTCTATTTTAAGATACGGAACGGCCGGAGATCCGACACCTTCTTATACCATATCGCTTTCGGGAAGTTTGCCCTCGGGAAATTTATATCTGATTCGGATCGGAAATGATGCGCAGGATTGTTCTTTTACGCAGAATATGAGTTATTCTACCGGATTTAATGCCGATGACGGTTTTGAATTGGTTAAAGGAGGAACGGTAATCGATGCCGTAAATGCTCCGAATAATACCGGTTATACAATGATTCGGCGTAATGACGTGACAGCTCCGAGAAGTGTATATGCAAGTAGTGATTGGATGATATCGTCTACGGAAAGTTGTGATGATATAGGAATTCATAATTATTCGGTTTCAAATACCAGTTCAATAACAACGCAGCCGGTAACTGTAACGGTGTGCGAAAGTCAGAATGCAACGTTTACGGTGGCGATGAGTAATACAACCGGAGTGACTTATCAATGGAAAATTTTAAACAGTTCAGGGAACTGGGTTAACGTAACGAATTCAACAACTTATTCGGGAGCTACAACACCGGTGTTGACCGTTACGAATGTACCGGCCGGTTTTAACGGAAACCAATATTACTGTTTTGTAACAACGCCGAGTTGTCAGGAGCATTCCTTTGCGGCGATGTTGAAAGTGATCAATAAACCGGTAACTATGGGGATATACTATAACTAG
- a CDS encoding IS1182 family transposase: MYNKSKVVFKDYNPKQNFLLPPSLEELIELNHPVRTVSDVIDGLDLECLIKNYKPGGTSSYHPRMLLKVLVYGYLCNIFSSRRLEEALKQNIHFMWLSGMSRPDHNTINRFRSERLKDEVRSIFTQVVLLLESQGHVSLKTVFTDGTKIEANANRYTFVWGRSIERNKRRIEEQLQDLWEYTQQVAATESKDKTEVEFKAIDKEAVEKTIKKIDTALKGKKICPKVRQKLNYARKNWPANLEKYAKQEDIMGKRNSFCKTDTDATFMRMKEDHMKNGQLKPGYNLQISTHNQFIVNYSLHPNPNDTRTLPEHIKIFKEHYNRLPEELVADAGYGSQENYTLLDNEGVEAYVKYNHFDKDTRTGIPSISLSNPEVAQLRTKAYNLLVTDRGKELRKQRCHDVETVFAQIKNNKGFRRYNLRSKAKAEVETALLAMAHNLKKCPVRTS; encoded by the coding sequence GTGTATAATAAATCAAAAGTAGTCTTTAAAGATTACAATCCCAAGCAAAATTTTCTACTTCCTCCGAGTTTAGAGGAGCTGATAGAACTCAACCATCCAGTAAGAACCGTTTCCGATGTGATTGACGGTCTTGATTTGGAATGCCTTATTAAGAATTACAAACCAGGCGGCACTTCCAGTTACCATCCCCGCATGCTTCTTAAAGTGTTGGTTTATGGTTATTTGTGCAATATTTTTTCCAGCCGCAGGCTTGAGGAAGCCTTGAAGCAGAATATCCATTTTATGTGGTTAAGCGGTATGAGCCGTCCTGACCATAATACTATAAACCGCTTTAGGAGTGAACGCCTTAAAGATGAGGTACGCAGCATCTTTACCCAGGTTGTATTGCTTTTAGAATCCCAGGGACATGTGAGCCTTAAAACTGTTTTTACCGATGGTACAAAAATAGAAGCCAATGCCAACCGGTACACTTTTGTATGGGGCAGATCCATCGAAAGGAATAAAAGGCGCATAGAAGAGCAGCTTCAGGACTTATGGGAGTATACGCAGCAAGTTGCCGCTACTGAATCTAAAGACAAGACAGAAGTTGAGTTTAAGGCTATTGACAAGGAAGCTGTTGAAAAGACTATTAAGAAGATTGACACCGCCCTTAAAGGCAAAAAGATATGCCCTAAAGTACGGCAGAAGCTTAACTATGCCCGTAAGAACTGGCCTGCAAACCTTGAGAAGTATGCTAAGCAAGAAGATATAATGGGTAAGCGAAACAGCTTTTGTAAGACCGATACTGATGCTACTTTTATGCGGATGAAAGAAGACCACATGAAGAACGGACAGTTAAAACCGGGATATAACTTACAGATAAGCACACACAACCAGTTCATTGTAAATTACTCTTTACACCCTAATCCCAATGATACAAGGACGCTACCCGAACATATAAAAATTTTTAAAGAACACTACAATAGACTACCTGAAGAACTTGTGGCTGATGCAGGTTATGGTTCGCAGGAAAACTACACATTACTTGATAATGAAGGTGTTGAAGCATATGTAAAATATAATCATTTTGACAAAGACACCAGAACAGGAATACCAAGTATCTCTTTATCTAATCCCGAAGTAGCCCAGTTAAGAACAAAAGCTTATAACCTGCTCGTAACCGACAGGGGAAAGGAACTCAGAAAGCAACGCTGTCATGATGTAGAAACCGTGTTTGCCCAGATAAAAAACAACAAAGGCTTCCGCAGGTATAATCTGCGTAGCAAAGCCAAGGCCGAAGTGGAAACGGCATTACTTGCTATGGCTCATAACCTCAAAAAATGCCCTGTTAGGACATCATAA